In a genomic window of Bacteroidota bacterium:
- a CDS encoding HYR domain-containing protein, whose translation MTRKVNGANQTLVSTLNPGGGNQVISRIRVFNSNVGAGTPKNVYVNNLQACLAVPGCPSNITLNVAPGSCNAVASYTAPTSIDNCTASPVVVQTGGLASGASFPVGVTTNTFRATDLAGNTATCSFTVTVVDNQAPAITCPANISVNATSGQCTAVVTYTAPVGTDNCPGATTTQTAGFAGGATFPSGTTTNTFTVTDASGNTTTCSFTVTVVDNQAPVITCPANISVNATSGQCNAVVTYTAPVGTDNCPGATTTQTAGLASGATFPVGVTTNTFRVTDASGTTTTCSFTVTVVDNQAPAITCPANISVNATSGQCNAVVTYTAPVGTDNCPGATTTQTAGLASGATFPVGVTTNTFRVTDASGTSTTCSFTVMVVDNQAPAITCPANISVNATSGQCTAVVTYTAPVGTDNCPGATTTQTAGLASGATFPSGITTNTFTVTDASGNTTTCSFTVTVVDNQAPAITCPANISVNATSGQCNAVVTYTAPVGTDNCPGATTTQTAGLASGATFPVIVTTNTFRVTDASGTTSTCSFTVTVVDNQAPAITCPANISVNTTSGQCTALVTYTAPVGTDNCPGATTTQTAGLASGATFPVGVTTNTFTVTDASGNTTTCSFTVTVVDNQAPAIICPANITVNNDPGLCSAVVTYSTPSGTDNCSGQTTALTAGLASGATFPIGTTLNTFTVTDAACNTSSCSFTVTVNGAEINVTGNSISVWMEI comes from the coding sequence TTGACGCGAAAAGTGAATGGCGCCAACCAAACATTGGTTTCAACTTTGAATCCTGGGGGTGGCAATCAGGTCATCAGCAGGATTCGTGTTTTCAATTCGAATGTCGGTGCCGGAACGCCCAAAAACGTTTATGTAAATAATCTCCAGGCATGTTTGGCTGTTCCGGGTTGTCCTTCGAATATCACCTTGAATGTGGCCCCAGGATCTTGCAATGCGGTTGCTAGCTATACAGCCCCGACTTCGATTGACAATTGTACAGCTTCGCCAGTCGTTGTGCAGACAGGAGGCTTAGCCAGCGGTGCGAGTTTCCCGGTCGGCGTGACGACGAATACTTTCCGTGCAACGGATTTGGCTGGAAATACTGCAACCTGCTCCTTCACGGTAACGGTGGTCGACAACCAGGCACCCGCCATCACTTGCCCTGCGAATATCAGCGTCAACGCCACCAGCGGGCAATGTACTGCAGTGGTGACCTACACCGCGCCAGTCGGCACGGACAACTGTCCCGGTGCAACGACCACGCAAACAGCAGGCTTTGCCGGCGGTGCAACTTTCCCTTCGGGAACTACCACCAATACATTTACAGTGACAGACGCATCCGGCAACACGACGACCTGCTCCTTCACCGTTACGGTCGTTGATAATCAGGCACCTGTGATCACGTGCCCTGCGAATATCAGCGTCAATGCGACGAGCGGCCAATGCAACGCCGTCGTGACCTATACCGCGCCAGTCGGCACGGACAACTGTCCGGGTGCCACTACAACACAAACAGCAGGCTTGGCCAGCGGTGCAACTTTCCCGGTTGGCGTGACGACCAATACCTTCCGCGTGACGGATGCTTCGGGTACTACGACGACCTGCTCGTTCACCGTGACGGTCGTTGACAACCAAGCACCTGCGATCACGTGCCCTGCGAATATCAGCGTCAACGCCACAAGCGGACAATGCAATGCCGTGGTGACCTATACCGCGCCAGTCGGCACGGACAACTGTCCCGGTGCAACGACGACGCAGACGGCGGGTTTGGCCAGCGGAGCGACGTTCCCGGTCGGCGTGACGACGAATACCTTCCGCGTGACGGATGCTTCGGGTACTTCAACGACTTGCTCCTTCACGGTGATGGTCGTTGATAATCAGGCTCCGGCCATCACTTGCCCTGCGAATATCAGCGTCAACGCCACCAGCGGCCAATGCACAGCCGTGGTGACCTACACCGCGCCAGTCGGCACGGACAACTGTCCGGGTGCAACGACCACGCAGACAGCAGGTTTGGCCAGCGGTGCGACATTCCCTTCAGGAATAACGACCAATACGTTTACAGTCACCGATGCATCCGGTAATACGACGACCTGCTCCTTCACCGTTACGGTCGTTGACAACCAAGCGCCAGCGATTACATGTCCTGCGAATATCAGCGTCAATGCGACGAGCGGCCAATGCAACGCCGTCGTGACCTACACCGCGCCCGTCGGCACAGACAACTGTCCGGGTGCAACGACGACGCAGACAGCGGGCTTGGCCAGCGGCGCGACCTTCCCGGTTATCGTGACGACGAATACTTTCCGTGTGACGGATGCTTCGGGTACTACTTCGACCTGCTCCTTCACGGTAACGGTCGTTGATAATCAGGCTCCCGCGATCACATGTCCTGCGAATATCAGCGTCAATACCACTAGCGGACAATGTACTGCCTTGGTGACCTATACAGCCCCTGTCGGCACGGACAACTGTCCGGGTGCCACGACGACGCAGACAGCAGGCTTGGCCAGCGGCGCGACCTTCCCCGTCGGTGTGACGACAAATACCTTCACGGTGACAGATGCCTCCGGCAACACGACAACCTGTTCGTTTACCGTGACGGTCGTTGATAATCAGGCACCAGCCATAATCTGTCCGGCGAATATCACAGTTAACAACGATCCTGGCCTCTGTAGCGCCGTGGTGACATATTCGACTCCTAGCGGGACCGACAACTGTTCCGGTCAGACCACAGCATTGACTGCAGGTTTGGCATCCGGGGCGACATTCCCAATTGGTACGACGCTCAATACTTTTACCGTGACGGATGCGGCCTGCAACACATCGTCTTGCAGCTTTACGGTGACAGTAAACGGTGCTGAAATCAACGTGACTGGCAATTCGATTTCCGTGTGGATGGAGATTTGA
- a CDS encoding choice-of-anchor D domain-containing protein produces the protein MDGDLTPSTTDFTDFGTPFPGVPVVHTFVIENNGNAPLTVSTISLSGPQAANFAVGGITLPVTLAPGGTTTFTVTFAANPLGIYNAFVVINNSDCNENPYDFAVKGEVSCQPAAFSTCPTNQVVNTASNLCTQVVNYSPVITGAPSPTVSYTFTGATTASGAGTGSGSVFNLGTTTVTLTASNVCGSSTCTFTVVVNDLQAPNAICQNVTVQLNNAGNGSIVASMVNNGSNDACGILGVAVNPTTFNCSNVSPAPLTELFISEYVEGSGTNKYIELYNPTSSPINLANYELRLFSNGSPVGSPANTLSGTLAAGGTVVYRNGTATIYAGSSTIQTAVNWNGDDAIGVFNTLTNQFADIFGRIGDDPGTAWTATGTSTLDRTLRRKPTVTRGVTTSPTGTGPSAFTTLATEWDAFAVDNVVGLGSHAFIAPNTAILTVTDINGNTSTCSASVTVEDNIAPIALCQNVTVQLNNSGVGLTTATAVNNGSSDACGIASTTLSTSNFTCLNLGPNPLVLTVTDVNGNSSTCNAVATVVDLIPPVITCQNVTVALDGNGQVIMPLPPSNVPTDNCQIVSFTASQTTFGCANVGPNTVVVTVTDQSGNSTSCTGIVTVVDPVAPIAVCQNVTVQLDNTGNGSTTAAAVNNGSSDNCAIATLALSQTAFVCSEVGANTEVLTVTDVNGNSTTCSTTITVEDNVAPVAVCQNITVQLDPSGNAASLLRR, from the coding sequence GTGGATGGAGATTTGACACCTTCGACGACGGACTTCACTGATTTCGGAACACCGTTCCCTGGCGTGCCGGTTGTGCACACGTTTGTGATCGAAAACAATGGAAACGCCCCGCTTACGGTATCCACGATTAGTCTGTCTGGACCACAGGCAGCGAATTTTGCGGTGGGTGGTATTACCTTGCCGGTGACACTTGCACCTGGTGGAACAACAACATTCACGGTCACATTCGCAGCGAATCCCCTTGGTATCTACAATGCATTCGTAGTGATCAACAATTCCGACTGCAACGAAAATCCCTACGATTTTGCAGTCAAAGGTGAAGTTTCCTGCCAACCAGCTGCATTCTCCACTTGCCCGACAAATCAGGTGGTGAATACGGCGTCGAATCTCTGTACTCAAGTGGTGAATTATTCGCCCGTAATTACCGGCGCACCTTCTCCAACGGTCAGCTACACATTTACCGGAGCAACGACAGCGTCTGGAGCAGGTACAGGTTCAGGATCCGTATTTAACCTTGGAACGACCACGGTAACCCTCACTGCGAGCAATGTTTGCGGTTCATCTACCTGCACATTCACCGTCGTGGTCAATGACTTGCAGGCTCCGAATGCCATTTGCCAGAATGTCACAGTGCAGCTCAACAATGCTGGAAACGGATCGATTGTAGCTTCCATGGTCAACAACGGAAGCAACGATGCATGCGGAATTTTGGGCGTTGCCGTGAATCCGACGACGTTCAACTGTAGCAACGTTTCGCCTGCACCTTTGACCGAGTTGTTTATCTCCGAATATGTCGAAGGCAGTGGCACCAACAAGTACATCGAATTGTACAATCCGACGTCATCTCCGATCAACCTGGCCAATTATGAGCTTCGGTTGTTCTCGAATGGTTCGCCTGTGGGTTCGCCAGCAAATACGTTGAGTGGAACTTTGGCAGCTGGCGGAACGGTGGTCTATCGGAACGGAACGGCGACCATTTATGCGGGATCAAGCACCATTCAAACCGCAGTAAACTGGAACGGGGACGATGCGATTGGCGTGTTCAATACTTTGACGAATCAATTTGCAGATATTTTCGGCCGAATTGGGGATGATCCTGGCACTGCTTGGACCGCAACCGGAACCTCAACGTTGGACCGGACATTGCGCAGAAAGCCTACAGTGACACGCGGCGTGACAACGAGTCCGACAGGAACCGGACCAAGTGCATTTACGACACTGGCAACTGAATGGGATGCATTTGCCGTTGACAACGTGGTTGGATTGGGAAGTCATGCCTTCATTGCGCCGAATACAGCGATTTTGACGGTGACAGACATCAATGGCAACACGAGCACTTGTTCCGCTTCGGTCACCGTGGAGGACAATATTGCACCGATCGCATTGTGCCAGAATGTAACTGTTCAATTGAATAACAGCGGTGTTGGTTTGACGACGGCAACTGCAGTCAATAACGGCTCTTCGGATGCCTGCGGCATTGCTTCGACGACGTTGAGCACGAGCAATTTTACATGCTTGAACCTTGGGCCGAATCCACTGGTCCTTACGGTGACAGATGTGAACGGGAATAGCAGCACCTGTAATGCTGTTGCAACCGTGGTGGATTTGATTCCGCCAGTAATCACGTGCCAAAACGTGACCGTTGCATTGGATGGGAATGGCCAGGTAATCATGCCTTTGCCACCTTCGAATGTACCCACTGACAATTGCCAGATTGTTTCCTTTACGGCAAGTCAGACGACCTTTGGCTGCGCGAATGTCGGACCGAATACTGTCGTAGTAACGGTCACGGATCAAAGCGGAAACTCCACTTCCTGCACCGGAATCGTAACGGTCGTTGATCCTGTTGCGCCAATTGCAGTTTGCCAAAACGTAACCGTGCAGCTCGATAACACTGGCAACGGTTCCACAACGGCCGCCGCGGTGAACAACGGCAGCTCCGACAACTGCGCGATTGCGACTTTGGCCTTGAGCCAAACCGCATTCGTTTGCTCGGAAGTTGGTGCGAATACGGAGGTCCTGACGGTGACGGATGTGAATGGCAATTCGACGACGTGCTCGACGACGATTACGGTGGAGGACAATGTCGCGCCGGTGGCTGTTTGTCAGAACATTACGGTGCAGCTTGATCCTTCGGGCAATGCAGCATCACTGCTTCGCAGGTGA
- a CDS encoding HYR domain-containing protein, translated as MSKQYQRQRNERYLRSGGELYRTCRTDNCPAPLTIQLVGLPSGGTFPVGVTTNTFRVTDGSGNTATCSFTVTVVDAENPVLVTANCNSSNAAATAYNDGWQTGDNDGAGFGAWTLNASTGNTSQAGFFVATSTANGAGTDTNADGDINSSGRALGMYANSGQNTEAIRNISGSFAVGSTLNVEYDNGFIDNGQTTGFQVMNSAGQILSEVRFLEVKRPINCWMPAGQQILQVSRSRMRVWPYL; from the coding sequence ATGTCCAAGCAATATCAGCGTCAACGCAACGAGCGGTACTTGCGCAGCGGTGGTGAATTATACCGCACCTGTCGGACGGACAATTGCCCTGCTCCGTTGACGATTCAACTTGTTGGATTGCCAAGCGGCGGTACATTTCCTGTTGGTGTGACTACCAATACCTTCCGCGTGACCGATGGAAGCGGCAATACCGCAACATGTTCATTCACGGTTACAGTTGTGGATGCTGAAAATCCTGTATTGGTTACTGCTAATTGCAATTCGAGCAATGCCGCGGCAACTGCTTACAATGACGGTTGGCAGACTGGAGACAACGATGGTGCCGGCTTTGGAGCATGGACTTTGAATGCATCCACGGGAAACACCAGTCAAGCAGGCTTCTTTGTTGCGACATCCACTGCGAATGGCGCTGGAACGGACACGAATGCTGATGGGGATATCAATAGTTCCGGAAGAGCTTTGGGTATGTATGCCAATTCGGGGCAGAATACCGAAGCCATTCGCAACATTTCGGGATCATTTGCTGTAGGAAGCACGTTGAATGTCGAGTATGACAATGGATTCATCGACAACGGTCAAACGACTGGTTTCCAAGTGATGAATTCGGCGGGACAGATTTTGAGCGAAGTCCGGTTTCTTGAGGTCAAACGACCTATCAATTGTTGGATGCCAGCGGGACAACAAATTTTACAGGTATCGCGTTCACGGATGAGGGTTTGGCCATATCTCTGA